The following are encoded in a window of Sphingobium sp. AP49 genomic DNA:
- a CDS encoding ParB/RepB/Spo0J family partition protein, producing MTDTVQTEAVSGVEIFVPLNKLKKSPNNARKVPHGEAAIEALAASIQHKGLIQNLVIEPETKEDGTPTGCYLVTAGEGRRLAMLLRAKRKQIRKSEAVRCWLDTANDPSEISLDENVTRTPMHPADQFERFAELSNDKGWGAQEIGARFGVSAGVVKQRLRLGAVSPKLLQVYREDGLTLDQLMAFAITEDHARQEAVFANLHHNREPWIIRRDITAANVPATDRRAVFVGADAYVEAGGNIIRDLFSEDRGGFFEDAGLLDMLAVEKLREIAGEVQAEGWKWAEAHIDYPHTHGMRRFYPQSVALSDEDKARLEALSTEHDELAEGYSSYDEMPEDVAEKLEAISDEIDAISDKRSAYDANVIAHGGVFVVLNHDGVPRLQRGFVRLEDEALADPQPEPEAEGDVTAPEVGEDEQPEDGDEDVQEIEEDEEPGKPISDSLIRDLSAHRTLALRVALADQPGIALIALTHTLTAQLFYSFAEAGCLEVRPTATPLGSHADGIEDTPLAARASEQHEAWAERMPRDVADLWSFIVGLPDEKRTALLAHCAAHTVNALRLPWDRKPRSLQTADRLARALTLDVAKDWTPTVDSYLGRVTKAHILQAVSEGVSDDAARRIADMKKPDMAQTAEQLLTGSGWLPTVLRTPKAEVEQPSEAEAPYTEAEDGEASFAVAAE from the coding sequence ATGACCGATACCGTTCAGACCGAAGCCGTCAGTGGCGTCGAGATTTTCGTGCCGCTGAACAAGCTGAAAAAGTCCCCCAACAATGCCCGCAAGGTGCCGCATGGGGAAGCCGCGATCGAGGCGCTTGCCGCATCGATCCAGCATAAGGGGCTGATCCAGAACCTTGTCATCGAACCCGAGACGAAGGAGGACGGGACGCCGACCGGCTGCTATCTCGTCACCGCTGGCGAGGGCCGCAGGCTGGCGATGCTCCTGCGCGCCAAGCGCAAGCAGATAAGGAAGTCGGAAGCCGTGCGCTGCTGGCTCGATACCGCCAACGATCCGTCCGAGATCAGTCTGGACGAGAATGTGACGCGGACCCCGATGCACCCTGCCGATCAGTTCGAGCGGTTTGCGGAGCTTTCCAACGACAAGGGTTGGGGCGCGCAAGAAATCGGCGCGCGGTTCGGCGTGTCGGCGGGCGTGGTGAAGCAGCGGCTTCGCTTGGGCGCTGTCTCGCCCAAGCTGTTGCAGGTCTACCGTGAGGACGGCCTTACGCTCGACCAGCTTATGGCCTTCGCCATCACCGAGGACCATGCCCGGCAAGAGGCGGTGTTCGCCAACCTGCATCACAACCGCGAGCCGTGGATCATCCGACGCGACATAACCGCCGCCAACGTGCCCGCCACCGACCGGCGCGCGGTGTTCGTCGGGGCCGACGCCTATGTCGAGGCGGGCGGCAATATCATCCGTGACCTGTTCAGCGAGGATCGGGGCGGGTTCTTCGAGGATGCGGGCTTGCTCGACATGCTCGCCGTCGAGAAGCTGCGCGAGATCGCGGGCGAGGTTCAGGCTGAGGGCTGGAAGTGGGCCGAGGCCCATATCGACTATCCCCACACCCACGGGATGCGGCGCTTCTATCCGCAGTCCGTCGCCCTGTCCGACGAGGACAAGGCCCGGTTGGAGGCGCTGTCCACCGAGCATGACGAACTGGCCGAGGGTTATTCGTCCTATGACGAGATGCCCGAGGACGTGGCCGAGAAGCTGGAGGCGATTTCCGACGAGATCGACGCCATCTCCGACAAGCGCTCCGCCTACGATGCCAATGTGATCGCGCATGGCGGCGTGTTCGTGGTGCTGAACCATGACGGCGTTCCCCGTCTCCAGCGCGGTTTCGTTCGTCTCGAGGACGAAGCGCTGGCGGACCCGCAGCCCGAGCCGGAAGCCGAAGGCGATGTGACTGCCCCGGAGGTGGGGGAGGACGAGCAACCGGAGGACGGCGACGAGGACGTGCAGGAGATCGAGGAGGACGAGGAACCGGGCAAGCCGATTTCCGATAGCCTCATTCGCGACCTGTCCGCCCACCGAACCCTCGCCTTGCGGGTGGCGCTGGCCGATCAGCCCGGCATCGCGTTGATCGCACTCACCCACACGCTCACCGCGCAACTGTTCTATAGCTTTGCGGAGGCCGGTTGCCTTGAGGTCCGCCCGACCGCGACCCCTTTGGGAAGCCACGCAGACGGGATCGAGGACACCCCATTGGCGGCGCGAGCGAGCGAGCAACACGAGGCATGGGCCGAGCGGATGCCACGCGACGTAGCGGACCTGTGGAGTTTCATCGTCGGGCTGCCAGACGAGAAGCGAACCGCGCTGCTGGCACATTGCGCTGCCCACACCGTCAATGCGCTGCGGTTGCCGTGGGATCGCAAGCCCCGGTCGTTGCAGACCGCCGACCGGCTGGCGCGCGCGCTGACGCTGGACGTGGCGAAGGACTGGACGCCTACGGTGGACAGCTATCTTGGCCGCGTCACCAAGGCGCATATCCTCCAAGCTGTGTCCGAAGGCGTGTCCGACGATGCCGCCCGCCGCATCGCCGACATGAAGAAGCCGGACATGGCGCAGACCGCTGAGCAGCTTCTGACCGGTAGCGGCTGGCTTCCCACCGTGCTGCGGACGCCGAAGGCGGAAGTGGAGCAGCCGTCCGAAGCGGAGGCTCCCTATACCGAAGCGGAGGACGGCGAAGCGTCCTTTGCCGTCGCCGCCGAATAG
- a CDS encoding type IV toxin-antitoxin system AbiEi family antitoxin domain-containing protein, whose amino-acid sequence MEPTTHRERALEVVRHRGIARGRDFDAAGVTRATLQRLRDEGVLQQVGRGLYKLADANVDSSTSLAEAVRIQPRGVICLLSALQFHELTTQTPHAVWMMLGQKDWAPVNPSVALKIVRASGEALTAGVETHVIDGVPVPITVPAKTVADCFKHRNKIGIDVAVEALRDFMKSRPRPDLNAIYRYAELDRVQSVIRPYLEAMT is encoded by the coding sequence ATGGAACCGACGACTCATCGAGAACGGGCCCTGGAGGTCGTCCGGCACCGCGGCATTGCGCGCGGACGCGACTTCGACGCGGCCGGCGTGACGCGGGCGACCCTGCAAAGGCTGCGTGACGAAGGCGTCCTCCAGCAGGTCGGCCGCGGGCTCTACAAACTGGCCGACGCGAACGTCGACAGTTCAACGAGCCTGGCCGAGGCCGTCCGCATCCAGCCGCGCGGCGTCATCTGCCTGCTGTCGGCGCTGCAGTTCCATGAGCTGACCACGCAGACCCCCCATGCGGTGTGGATGATGCTCGGCCAAAAGGATTGGGCGCCGGTCAATCCGTCCGTGGCGCTGAAGATCGTTCGCGCGAGCGGCGAAGCGCTGACAGCGGGCGTCGAGACACACGTCATCGACGGCGTTCCGGTGCCCATCACCGTACCGGCCAAGACCGTCGCCGACTGCTTCAAGCACCGCAACAAGATCGGTATCGACGTGGCGGTCGAGGCCCTGCGCGATTTCATGAAGTCCCGGCCCCGGCCGGACCTCAATGCGATCTACCGTTATGCTGAGCTCGATCGGGTCCAATCGGTGATCCGGCCCTATCTCGAAGCCATGACATGA
- a CDS encoding nucleotidyl transferase AbiEii/AbiGii toxin family protein yields MSRPPKNMAISVRDRLTARARERRENAQLLMTRYVIERLLFRLSLSPHRERFVLKGAMLFSLWAAAPYRATGDLDLLGIGENAPEQLAAVFQEILAVAVDDDGIVFRPETLRAAAARAEDEYAGVRIDFVAELAGARLPMHVDIGYGDAITPGAIEIEYPSLLGQPTAHLRAYPPETVVAEKFQAMVALGMLNTRLKDFYDIWAIAGSFAFDGAVLSRAIQATFDRRQTPLPGETPPALTPAFADEKQAEWTAFLRRTEIALAPEPFAAIQAQVATLVMPPVLALGQGAAFAGDWPSGGPWKER; encoded by the coding sequence ATGAGCCGGCCGCCGAAGAACATGGCGATCTCGGTGCGCGACCGGCTGACGGCGCGTGCCCGCGAGCGTCGGGAAAACGCACAGCTGCTGATGACCCGCTACGTCATCGAACGTCTGCTCTTTCGCCTGAGCCTGTCGCCACATCGCGAGCGGTTCGTGCTCAAGGGCGCGATGCTGTTCAGCCTGTGGGCGGCAGCGCCTTATCGCGCCACCGGCGACCTCGATCTGCTGGGCATAGGCGAAAACGCGCCCGAGCAGCTCGCGGCGGTTTTTCAGGAAATCCTCGCGGTCGCGGTCGATGACGACGGCATCGTGTTCCGGCCCGAAACCCTGCGCGCGGCCGCGGCCCGTGCCGAGGATGAATATGCCGGCGTCCGCATCGACTTCGTCGCCGAACTCGCGGGCGCGCGCCTGCCGATGCACGTCGATATCGGCTATGGCGATGCGATCACGCCGGGCGCGATCGAGATCGAGTATCCGTCGCTGCTCGGCCAGCCCACCGCACATCTTCGGGCCTATCCGCCCGAGACGGTCGTGGCCGAGAAATTCCAGGCCATGGTCGCGCTCGGTATGCTGAACACGCGCCTCAAGGATTTCTACGACATCTGGGCGATCGCGGGATCGTTCGCGTTCGATGGCGCCGTGCTGTCGCGCGCCATCCAGGCCACCTTCGATCGCCGCCAAACCCCTTTGCCTGGCGAGACGCCCCCGGCGCTCACACCCGCCTTCGCTGACGAGAAACAGGCGGAATGGACAGCGTTCCTGCGGCGGACCGAAATCGCGCTGGCGCCAGAACCGTTCGCGGCGATCCAGGCTCAAGTCGCGACGCTGGTGATGCCGCCGGTACTGGCGCTCGGCCAAGGCGCCGCCTTTGCCGGTGACTGGCCCAGCGGTGGTCCTTGGAAGGAGAGGTAA
- a CDS encoding phage Gp37/Gp68 family protein: MAETQIEWTDSTWNPVAGCSIVSAGCTNCYAMEMAKRLEAMRMEKYAGLTRQSGKRTIWSGVVREDPASLGIPRRWKKSRKIFVNSMSDLFHEQVSDAFILEVWRVMRETPHHNYQILTKRPERMASIISTQIKDVLPNVWLGTSIEDADVVDRIDHLRTVPAAIRFLSFEPLIGPVGDVDLSDIHWAIVGGESGRAARPIREAWIDQIHDQCAEYETAFFFKQWGTWGKDNKRRSKKANGREYRGQTWDEMPSAFAGTV; encoded by the coding sequence ATGGCTGAAACGCAGATTGAATGGACAGATTCCACCTGGAATCCGGTGGCTGGCTGCTCGATCGTCAGCGCCGGTTGTACGAACTGCTACGCGATGGAGATGGCGAAGCGGCTCGAAGCGATGCGCATGGAGAAATATGCCGGACTGACCCGGCAAAGTGGCAAGCGCACTATCTGGAGCGGCGTCGTCCGGGAAGATCCGGCTTCGCTCGGCATCCCCCGTCGTTGGAAGAAATCGCGGAAGATATTCGTCAATTCGATGAGCGACCTGTTCCATGAACAGGTGAGCGATGCCTTCATCCTCGAAGTGTGGCGTGTCATGCGCGAGACGCCGCACCATAATTACCAGATCCTCACCAAACGGCCTGAGCGCATGGCGTCTATCATCTCGACACAAATCAAGGATGTCCTGCCAAATGTGTGGCTGGGGACCAGTATCGAAGATGCCGACGTCGTGGACAGGATCGATCATCTTCGAACGGTGCCGGCAGCCATTCGCTTCCTGTCGTTCGAACCACTGATCGGTCCAGTTGGGGATGTCGATCTGTCCGACATCCATTGGGCTATCGTGGGTGGCGAGAGCGGCCGAGCGGCTCGGCCGATCCGCGAAGCATGGATCGATCAGATCCATGACCAGTGCGCGGAATACGAAACCGCTTTTTTCTTCAAGCAGTGGGGAACGTGGGGCAAAGACAATAAGCGCCGGTCGAAGAAAGCCAACGGTCGAGAATATCGCGGGCAGACCTGGGATGAAATGCCGTCCGCCTTTGCGGGCACCGTATAA
- a CDS encoding three-Cys-motif partner protein TcmP yields MAEKPYEWADGATLEDHSRRKHKILREYFAEYLTVRCKLPQQERFRLAIVDGFAGGGRYQCGTAGSPLIFVEELKRAIETVNIQRAAQGIGLIEIECLLILNDHNRDAIEALKANIAPLQAEIVENVPKLHLRIAYLTEAFEVVYPQMKALLDQGRYRNVLFNLDQCGHSHVQRQTLLDIMRSYHSVEIFYTFAIEALVSFLQKSDPVQLAAQLRPFDIDATNLGTLNGAMSKSNWLGAAERLVFETFRTCAPFVSPFSINNPDGWRYWLIHFGNFYRARQVYNNILHENSSAQAHFGRSGLNMLSYDPSHEDGSLYLFDLSGREAAKTQLLTDIPKLISGSGDVIGVGDFYESIYNTTPAHTDDVHSAIIENPDVEVITPAGGERRKANTIAIGDMLKLKPQASFYPMFLRAEPRK; encoded by the coding sequence ATGGCGGAAAAGCCGTATGAGTGGGCTGATGGTGCGACGCTGGAGGATCATTCGCGACGCAAGCACAAGATACTTCGGGAGTATTTCGCCGAATATCTGACTGTCCGCTGCAAACTTCCACAGCAGGAACGGTTCCGCCTGGCGATCGTCGATGGGTTCGCTGGGGGCGGTCGTTATCAGTGCGGCACCGCCGGCTCGCCTTTGATCTTCGTTGAGGAATTGAAGCGGGCGATCGAGACGGTCAATATCCAGCGCGCGGCGCAGGGCATCGGGCTTATCGAGATCGAATGCCTGCTGATCCTGAACGATCATAACCGAGATGCGATTGAGGCGCTGAAGGCGAACATCGCGCCGTTGCAAGCGGAGATCGTGGAGAATGTCCCGAAGCTTCATCTGCGCATCGCGTATCTGACCGAGGCGTTCGAGGTCGTTTATCCGCAGATGAAAGCACTGCTCGATCAGGGTCGTTACCGCAACGTCCTCTTCAACCTGGACCAGTGCGGCCACAGCCATGTTCAGCGTCAAACGCTGCTCGACATCATGCGCTCCTATCACTCGGTCGAGATTTTCTACACCTTCGCGATCGAGGCCCTGGTGTCGTTTCTGCAGAAGTCGGACCCGGTCCAGCTCGCAGCCCAGCTCCGCCCCTTCGACATCGATGCCACCAATCTGGGCACGCTCAATGGTGCGATGAGCAAGAGCAATTGGCTCGGCGCAGCCGAGCGACTGGTGTTCGAAACCTTCCGGACCTGCGCACCCTTCGTCAGCCCATTCTCGATCAACAATCCGGATGGATGGCGATATTGGCTGATCCACTTCGGCAATTTCTACCGAGCGCGTCAGGTCTATAACAACATCCTGCACGAGAACAGCAGTGCCCAGGCGCATTTCGGCCGGTCGGGCCTCAACATGTTGAGCTATGACCCGAGCCACGAAGATGGGTCGCTATACCTCTTTGATCTCTCCGGCCGCGAAGCCGCGAAGACACAGCTTCTGACGGATATTCCCAAGCTCATCTCTGGGTCCGGCGATGTCATTGGCGTGGGCGATTTTTACGAGAGCATCTACAACACGACGCCGGCCCATACGGATGACGTGCATAGCGCGATTATCGAGAATCCCGACGTTGAGGTCATAACGCCCGCGGGGGGTGAGCGTCGCAAGGCGAACACCATTGCCATAGGGGATATGCTCAAGCTCAAGCCCCAAGCGAGCTTCTATCCAATGTTCCTCAGGGCAGAGCCGCGGAAATGA
- a CDS encoding HNH endonuclease signature motif containing protein — translation MPRQPSTPSLAALRPLRKDRVIDLVRAAGLDVSDWSNSRRGEAGAATNPKYCYEWVFVEPGAAIVLNLWHVLLEEQADGCIVHRGNFREDAETQFARGRGSPWGVRARRLDAALQTALQDNLAVRVILNAGVRRDRDDAEAEASKVELRALDPEPWSIAAYDVATGAHVLVRGAAAPSFVDQFSIDADIGGPAVRHEQTGFVFDRDPKVREAVLKRACGRCEYCDQPGFRRADGAVYLETHHIVPLHEGESDRVDNVIALCPNDHREAHYGEDAASLRLRFIAIVAEA, via the coding sequence ATGCCGCGACAACCTTCCACGCCCTCACTCGCGGCGCTGCGCCCGCTGCGCAAGGACCGCGTCATCGATCTAGTGCGCGCCGCCGGTCTCGACGTGTCGGACTGGTCGAATAGTCGCCGGGGCGAAGCCGGAGCGGCCACCAATCCAAAATATTGCTACGAATGGGTCTTCGTCGAACCCGGCGCGGCCATCGTTCTCAACCTCTGGCATGTCCTGCTCGAGGAGCAGGCCGACGGCTGCATCGTCCATCGCGGCAATTTCCGCGAGGACGCGGAAACCCAGTTCGCGCGTGGTCGCGGCAGCCCCTGGGGTGTCCGCGCTCGAAGGCTTGACGCAGCGCTCCAGACCGCATTGCAGGACAATCTTGCGGTCCGCGTCATTCTCAACGCCGGTGTCCGGCGAGATCGCGACGATGCCGAGGCCGAGGCGTCCAAGGTGGAACTGCGCGCTCTCGACCCCGAGCCGTGGTCGATCGCCGCTTACGATGTTGCGACGGGCGCGCATGTGCTGGTGCGCGGCGCGGCGGCGCCCAGCTTTGTGGATCAGTTCTCGATTGATGCGGATATTGGCGGTCCCGCCGTCCGGCACGAGCAAACCGGGTTTGTCTTTGACCGCGATCCTAAAGTCCGTGAAGCCGTGCTGAAACGCGCCTGCGGTCGCTGCGAATACTGTGATCAACCTGGCTTCCGCCGCGCCGACGGCGCGGTCTATCTTGAGACGCACCACATTGTGCCGTTGCACGAAGGTGAATCGGATCGTGTCGACAATGTCATTGCGCTTTGCCCAAACGATCATCGCGAAGCACATTATGGAGAGGACGCCGCCTCACTCAGGCTCCGCTTCATTGCAATTGTCGCTGAGGCATAA
- a CDS encoding abortive infection family protein gives MTGKFSPFVIKALVDTITGGAGNDNAPAIGIYRSGPKIEQFFLDCGLDMRIGASSRVPATTDFLRQTANHYDGNGDIYVTRIIERVCDPRDYLAEPDKAIAVREHLNKALAPDGLAVVIVGGKALVTERRGSGTIVEPFIQKVATLDFDTVQMEIARALPNLEDDPEDAVTAACSLIEAVCRSILVELKLPLPPKKDIDGLMRAVQEPLGLSPGRSDLPSEVESDIRQTLSGLTSVAKGIGALRTHGGDAHGRERGFRRIDARIARLALNAASSLALFLIESWERKEHRSLPQHAGET, from the coding sequence GTGACCGGGAAATTTTCACCTTTTGTCATCAAGGCGCTGGTCGATACGATCACAGGTGGGGCCGGCAACGACAATGCGCCGGCCATCGGGATCTACCGTTCGGGACCGAAGATCGAACAATTCTTCCTCGACTGTGGCCTGGATATGCGGATCGGCGCCAGCTCGCGCGTTCCAGCGACGACGGATTTTCTGCGCCAGACTGCAAATCACTATGACGGCAACGGCGACATATACGTCACCCGGATTATCGAGCGGGTCTGTGATCCTCGCGACTATCTGGCGGAACCCGACAAGGCGATCGCTGTGCGCGAGCATCTCAACAAGGCGCTTGCACCGGATGGTCTCGCCGTCGTCATCGTCGGCGGTAAGGCCCTTGTGACTGAGCGACGAGGGTCCGGCACGATCGTGGAGCCGTTCATCCAAAAGGTCGCGACGTTGGACTTCGACACCGTGCAGATGGAGATTGCCCGCGCTCTTCCGAATCTGGAAGATGACCCGGAAGATGCGGTGACGGCCGCTTGTTCCCTGATTGAAGCGGTGTGCCGTTCGATCCTCGTCGAACTCAAATTGCCGCTTCCCCCCAAAAAGGACATCGATGGGTTGATGCGCGCGGTGCAGGAGCCTTTGGGCCTATCGCCGGGCCGCTCCGACCTTCCGTCCGAGGTGGAATCTGATATCAGGCAAACGCTCAGTGGCCTGACGTCCGTTGCCAAAGGAATCGGTGCTCTACGGACACATGGCGGAGACGCTCATGGACGGGAGAGAGGATTCCGCCGCATCGATGCGCGGATCGCGCGCCTTGCCCTCAACGCGGCAAGTTCGCTCGCCTTGTTCCTGATCGAGAGCTGGGAACGAAAAGAGCACCGCTCCCTGCCTCAGCATGCTGGCGAAACCTGA
- a CDS encoding DUF2971 domain-containing protein, translated as MSEQVPPKRLYKYRSFSNLTLAMLVEDTVYFADPTTFNDPLDTKPTLDTDLPSVALEPVLAQLIEQRTTAEMAAAAKTIRYNGPKTLDHIARQSRKAAERLLADIRYNATNPDYEVDDPEQFLLGQYVQEELLRRYDRGVFSLAERVNCPLMWSHYGDQHRGICLGYSVPVDVAGDVHKMKYGGSRLVQASAVSAMLAGDSAARRGVDEAVLLKKARPWAYEREWRLLGPRGEQHSPLELEEVIFGMRCSSAVIFAVIRALEGRDRPVRFYEIRGQHGRFLLDKRVADTGELLATLPRRHRGIYEMFSEFEDLDAPGGDDGAVRPVSSSPPTK; from the coding sequence ATGAGTGAGCAAGTTCCACCGAAGCGGCTCTACAAATATCGCAGCTTCAGCAATCTGACGCTCGCCATGCTCGTCGAGGACACAGTCTATTTCGCCGATCCTACGACGTTCAACGATCCGCTCGACACCAAGCCCACCCTCGACACCGATCTGCCCAGTGTGGCGCTCGAACCGGTTCTGGCGCAGCTGATTGAGCAACGGACGACGGCCGAGATGGCGGCGGCGGCAAAGACGATCCGGTACAACGGCCCAAAGACGCTCGATCATATCGCACGGCAGAGCCGCAAGGCCGCTGAGCGTCTGCTCGCTGATATTCGTTACAACGCCACCAACCCCGACTATGAGGTCGACGATCCAGAGCAATTCCTGCTCGGGCAATATGTGCAGGAAGAACTACTGCGGCGATACGATCGCGGTGTCTTCTCGCTCGCGGAACGGGTCAATTGTCCGTTGATGTGGAGCCACTATGGCGATCAACATCGCGGAATTTGTCTCGGCTATTCGGTGCCGGTCGACGTCGCCGGTGACGTGCACAAGATGAAATACGGCGGATCGCGTCTCGTCCAGGCAAGCGCAGTCTCGGCCATGCTCGCCGGCGACAGTGCGGCGCGGCGCGGAGTCGATGAAGCCGTCCTCCTCAAGAAAGCGAGGCCCTGGGCCTATGAGCGCGAATGGCGCCTGCTGGGTCCGCGTGGCGAGCAGCATTCGCCGCTCGAACTGGAAGAGGTCATCTTCGGCATGCGTTGCTCTTCGGCGGTCATATTTGCTGTCATCCGGGCATTGGAGGGCCGTGATCGTCCAGTGCGGTTCTACGAGATTCGTGGACAGCACGGGCGGTTCCTCCTCGACAAGCGCGTCGCGGACACGGGCGAGCTCCTGGCGACGCTGCCGCGACGGCATCGCGGCATCTATGAGATGTTCAGCGAGTTCGAGGACCTCGACGCCCCTGGCGGTGATGATGGAGCGGTCCGCCCGGTGTCTTCGTCACCGCCGACCAAATGA
- a CDS encoding DUF559 domain-containing protein: MAQTPIERKFAKACRSAGLEIEAEQQVGRYRPDFIVRAHKLAIELDGHDTHSSVEDRIRDGRRQRYLQRLGWTVLRFTGREIHLDVDACVAEVMDFVQALGVPAPVYAIYIDWLFFQRAIVDFERRNAAHLAQRGAISRDTFLQVLPLVIDMPETVAVHLFGTASTFSDSARKLEASRVMTHEGRSFVIEEHQAEFMAIELLDHLKAHRPTYQNRVVLVADDGAYPPEFMDADPHLAALIRKDADRSRMMTIRAAKWQDIDYLFAQIAGVPLHEMV, encoded by the coding sequence ATGGCTCAGACCCCAATTGAACGAAAATTCGCCAAGGCATGCCGCTCGGCCGGGCTGGAGATCGAAGCCGAGCAACAGGTAGGGCGCTACCGGCCGGACTTCATCGTCCGCGCGCACAAACTCGCCATTGAATTGGACGGGCACGATACCCATTCATCGGTCGAAGACCGTATCCGCGACGGTCGGCGTCAGCGCTATCTGCAAAGGCTAGGCTGGACGGTGCTGCGCTTCACCGGCCGGGAGATCCACCTGGATGTCGACGCCTGTGTCGCTGAGGTGATGGACTTCGTTCAGGCTCTCGGAGTGCCCGCGCCAGTCTATGCGATCTACATAGACTGGCTGTTCTTTCAGCGCGCGATCGTCGATTTCGAGCGGCGCAACGCCGCTCACCTGGCGCAGCGTGGCGCGATCAGCCGCGACACCTTCCTGCAGGTGTTGCCGCTGGTCATCGATATGCCCGAAACCGTCGCCGTCCATCTGTTCGGCACCGCGAGCACCTTTTCCGACAGTGCCCGCAAGCTCGAGGCGAGCCGTGTCATGACCCATGAAGGCCGCAGCTTCGTCATCGAGGAGCATCAGGCGGAATTCATGGCGATCGAGCTTCTCGATCACCTGAAGGCGCATCGCCCAACCTATCAGAACCGCGTCGTGCTGGTGGCCGACGACGGCGCCTATCCCCCGGAATTCATGGATGCCGATCCGCATCTCGCCGCACTGATCCGCAAGGATGCGGACCGATCGCGAATGATGACGATCCGCGCGGCGAAGTGGCAGGACATCGACTATCTCTTCGCGCAGATTGCGGGCGTCCCCCTTCACGAAATGGTCTGA
- a CDS encoding DUF4238 domain-containing protein produces the protein MPENKSHHYVPQMYMRLFAPAGDNRIGVYVIDRAKFIPNAPIRGQSCRDYFYGKDARAERTFGHIEGHAARIFTDAVKHNRLPKPGSQDHEWLILYLGMQHARTVGAAEQHNEGSEKLAKAILRRKAELEGNSEIIAALDRVRIRRTNAVSEVVGYATIGASLLADLTLALIRNDSATPFIASDTPVVLHNRLYEGQRVSVAGYANVGLQLFLPLGPRLALFGFDSAAYAVHADSDDIVTIDDVAQIRLMNDLQWEAAHAVLLVPPDMPEAELCSSAANWEALRRTERTVYREEIVSQSDTEMRTRHGSGEAPSAVSLDLSFITCLLPAPAPLDPWEIPPFRDAERVARADRAFERLDDWDLARRR, from the coding sequence ATGCCTGAAAACAAGAGCCATCATTATGTGCCGCAGATGTACATGCGCCTGTTTGCGCCGGCCGGTGACAACCGGATCGGCGTCTATGTTATCGATCGCGCCAAGTTCATTCCCAATGCGCCAATCCGAGGACAGTCTTGCCGCGACTATTTTTATGGCAAGGATGCGCGCGCAGAGCGAACCTTTGGCCACATCGAAGGCCATGCTGCGAGAATCTTCACCGACGCGGTCAAGCACAACCGTCTCCCGAAGCCGGGCAGCCAGGATCATGAATGGCTGATCTTATATCTGGGTATGCAGCACGCTCGGACGGTCGGGGCAGCCGAGCAGCACAATGAGGGCTCAGAAAAGCTCGCCAAGGCAATCCTTCGACGCAAGGCCGAACTGGAGGGCAATAGCGAAATCATCGCCGCGCTCGACAGGGTTCGGATCAGGCGCACGAATGCGGTTTCCGAGGTCGTGGGCTACGCAACGATCGGGGCGAGCCTTCTCGCTGATCTCACTTTGGCGCTCATCCGAAACGACAGCGCTACGCCTTTCATCGCTTCCGACACGCCTGTCGTCCTCCACAACAGACTCTACGAAGGTCAGCGCGTCAGCGTCGCCGGCTACGCCAATGTGGGATTGCAATTGTTTCTCCCGCTCGGGCCGCGGCTCGCTCTCTTCGGCTTCGACAGCGCTGCCTACGCCGTGCATGCAGATTCAGACGACATCGTTACGATCGATGATGTCGCGCAGATCCGTTTGATGAACGATCTTCAGTGGGAGGCTGCTCACGCGGTGCTGTTGGTGCCCCCTGATATGCCCGAGGCGGAATTGTGCTCATCAGCGGCTAATTGGGAAGCACTTCGGCGTACAGAGCGCACGGTGTACCGCGAAGAAATCGTCAGTCAGTCGGACACCGAAATGCGGACCCGGCATGGATCGGGCGAGGCTCCCTCGGCGGTATCGCTCGATCTGTCGTTCATCACCTGCCTATTGCCCGCACCGGCGCCCCTCGATCCGTGGGAGATACCGCCGTTCCGGGATGCAGAGCGTGTCGCGCGCGCGGATCGGGCATTCGAACGGTTGGATGATTGGGATCTGGCGCGTCGAAGATGA